A genomic window from Alkalihalobacillus sp. AL-G includes:
- a CDS encoding DUF2920 family protein has protein sequence MSEQYSIKIPAHPTIYVGNSDRELRIDFSTPQNGVNAHTGLLILVPGFGGNIDSKIYKKMRELFADKYNMVTIQSDYFGSSYMQEAENFTFPDKQVLQSIFTIEELEKINQDSSVLFNLLSEKNTVLPLQAKLNESLEEYNDMSYMQAIDIISAIEAVKITLNENNLTFDSNRIIGYGHSHGAYLLHLSNILAPSLYSYIVDNSAWLEPVYLSKNRFLYRQLGNSTLAIEFDYLAKNITKNKQDLNLNTLYENFSGTTQILSFQGNDDVLVDHTEKKCMIETIPNSKFILVTEADVDNKKYKSNTHGLDADFLELFSYALEFQSPEKKVAETDLKYVIDFKGVRIDVDYTYGLPVFSFSFK, from the coding sequence ATGTCTGAACAATACAGTATTAAAATTCCAGCGCATCCTACCATATATGTAGGCAATAGTGATAGAGAGTTGAGAATTGATTTTTCTACGCCACAGAATGGAGTGAACGCACATACTGGGCTGTTGATTTTGGTTCCTGGATTTGGTGGGAATATTGATTCGAAAATCTATAAAAAAATGAGGGAACTATTTGCCGACAAGTACAACATGGTGACGATCCAGTCTGATTATTTTGGGAGTTCATATATGCAGGAGGCTGAGAATTTTACCTTTCCAGATAAACAAGTTCTGCAATCTATTTTTACCATAGAAGAACTAGAAAAAATCAATCAAGATTCTTCGGTGCTGTTCAATTTATTAAGTGAAAAAAATACAGTACTTCCTTTGCAAGCTAAACTTAATGAGAGTTTAGAAGAGTATAATGATATGAGTTATATGCAGGCAATAGATATCATATCGGCAATCGAGGCTGTAAAAATTACATTGAATGAAAATAATTTGACGTTTGACTCGAATAGAATAATAGGCTATGGACATTCCCATGGTGCGTATCTGCTTCACTTAAGTAATATATTAGCACCTAGTCTGTATTCATATATCGTAGACAATTCAGCTTGGTTGGAGCCAGTCTATTTATCAAAGAATAGATTTCTTTATCGACAACTAGGAAATTCAACTCTTGCGATCGAATTTGATTATCTAGCAAAAAACATAACCAAAAACAAACAAGATTTGAATCTGAATACATTGTATGAAAATTTTTCTGGAACTACTCAAATTTTATCCTTTCAAGGCAATGATGATGTTTTAGTAGATCATACAGAAAAGAAATGCATGATAGAAACAATCCCTAACTCTAAATTCATTCTTGTGACGGAAGCTGATGTCGATAATAAGAAATATAAATCAAATACCCATGGCTTAGATGCAGACTTCTTGGAATTGTTTTCATACGCATTAGAATTTCAATCGCCTGAAAAGAAAGTTGCTGAAACTGATTTGAAATATGTCATAGATTTTAAAGGTGTACGTATCGATGTTGATTATACATATGGATTGCCGGTATTTAGCTTTTCATTTAAGTGA